The sequence below is a genomic window from Acidobacteriota bacterium.
CATAAACTTCCAAGTTTAATTCCGAAGCGTATTTGCAGGCCCGATCGGCAAGCCCGAACAGTGTAGACAAAAAGCCGAAGTGCGACAAGACAAGGCTTCTGAAACCTCGCGCGCGTCCTGGACAAGACAATCCGTACAAAATTCCATTCGCAATCCATACAGCGCTGAGAATAGAGGTCAGGAATCTTTACCGGTAAGCGCAAAAGCGCCAAAAATAAATTGCAAACCAGATTTTCCAGTGTATGATTGCAGCTTCCAATCACATCAAAATACACAGGAGAAGAACTAATAATGATGAAAATATCCGACCAAACCCTGAAAATGATCAACCAACTTGCCCCCGGCATCCGTGGAAAAGTTGATAAAGTCATTCGCACTCACGTTGCCGCGTGCATGAAAACCGGCAGCCCCATTGAAAACCTCGACCGTTTGTTTATCGAAGCGGTTGAAATCGTCAAACTCGAAGAACGCTGCCCGGAAATGCGTTTCGAGTATTCCGCAGAATGGGAGCCGCTTCGACGGTACGAACAATACGCCAGCCCACGCGAACTGTAATTATTCATATTTTTTCGCCTTACTGGCCGCTATCGGCTGCGATGGGCAACGAAACAGTTCTATTTTAGTTTTCGGGTGATGTAGCCAAAGGCTGCGCCACCCGTTTTCTTTTATCAGGTGTCGCAATGAAACTTTCACGGTTTGCCAAATACGCTTGGGGCGTTTTGGCGTTTAATCTGGGCGTGATTTTGTGGGGCGCTTATGTTCGCGCCAGCAGTTCAGGCGCAGGTTGCGGCAGCCACTGGCCGCTGTGCAATGGCGAAATCATTCCGCGCACGCCAACCATCAAAACCATTATCGAATTTTCGCATCGCACAACCAGCGGGTTGGCATTATTGCTGACGGTTGGATTGGTGGTATGGGCCTTTCGCGCATTTGCCAGACAACACCCGGCAAGAAAATACGCCGCGCTTTCCATGTTTTTCATGTTGATGGAAGCTGCGGTCGGAGCCGGTTTGGTGTTGTTTGAATATGTCGCCGAAAACAAATCCATTGCCCGCGCCTGGTGGATGGCCGGACATTTGATCAACACATTTCTGCTGGTGGCGAGTTTGTCGCTGACTGCCTGGACGGCTTCGATGGAATCCGAACCGGAACCGGTTCATCGCAAAAATCTGAACTGGATCTTTTGGATGGCGATTTTCGGGACGCTGGTTTTGGGCGTCAGCGGAGCCATTACCGCCTTGGGCGGGACGCTGTTTCCGGTCGCATCGTTGGCAGAAGGATTGAAACAGGATTTGTCGCCAACTTCACACGTGTTGATTCGGTTGCGGTTTTATCATCCGTTCATTGCTGCGGTGGTCGGTTCTTGGTTGATTGTCACGGCCATCGCCGCGCGCATTGGCAATCGGGCCAAGTCGTTTTCAACGGCATTGATCGTTTTGGTGCTGGCGCAACTCGCCGCCGGATTGGTCAACCTGCTGCTGCACGCGCCGATCTGGTTGCAGATCGTTCACCTGCTGTTGTCGGATTTGATCTGGATTTCGCTGGTGCTATTGACATTTACGGCGATGTCGCAAGCTGTACGCGAACAAATTGAATCGGTACCGAGGCCCGTTTCGCAACTGGCGAATTGAAAGGAAAGAACGTATGCCAACCAAACATCCAACGTTGCTTGACCGTCGAAAAGCCGTCTTGGCCGTCATTGATATGCAGGAAGCCTTTCGCAAAATCATCGGCGATTTCGATCAGATTGCCGAACGCATCGCCCTGCTGGTGCAAGCCGCCACGTTGCTGAACCTGCCGGCGATTGTCACCGAACAATATCCGAAAGGGCTTGGCCATACGGTAAAGGAAATCACCGAGCATTTGCCCGAAGGTTCAGAGCCAATTGAAAAGCTTTCGTTTTCTGCTTGTGGGGTACAGGAGTTCGATTTGCGATTGCGCGAACTTCACGCCGAACAAGTCCTGCTGTGCGGCATCGAAGCGCACATTTGCGTCAGCCAAACCGCGCACGATTTATTACACAATGGCTATCAAGTGCATTTGCTGAGCGATGCGGTTTCAACGCGGTTGCCGCGCAATCGCGAAGTGGCAATCAATAAGATGGCGAAATCGGGCGCGATCATTTCTTCGGTGGAAATGGCGTTGTTTGAACTGTGCCCGGCTGGAACGCCGGAGTTCAAACAAATGCAGGCGTTGGTAAAACAGCTAAGCTGAGAGTTTATTGCCAGACCAGATTGCGAGGCTTTTTGCCGCTGAGCGCGTCAATCGTGTTTTCCGCCGCGAGCATTGCCATTGCCGTTCGGGTTTCCAGCGTCGCGCTGCCAATGTGTGGCAGCAACACGACGTTCGACATTTCAAACAGCGGAGCATTCACTTCCGGCTCCCGCTCAAATACATCCAATCCGGCTCCGGCAATTCTTCGCTGCTGCAGGGCTTCGACCAGCGCAGCTTCATCAACCACAGGCCCGCGCGCGGTATTGATCAAATATGCTGTCGGCTTCATCCGCGCCAAGGCAGCCGCATTGATCAGATGCTGTGTTGTCATCGCCAGCGGAACGTGCAGCGTTACAATGTCGGATAGTTCCAACAGTTGATGAAACGTTGCCCGTCGCGCGGTCATTCCATCTGCTCTGGCGCTTTGCGTAAGCGGCGCAGTCGCCGCCTGCCGTGCTGCGGCTTGCTTGCTCAGAATTTGCGCGTTGTAGTGAGGATCATCTCGATAAGCAATATCGTCACGCCCGCAATAGACGACAGACATCCCGAACCCCATCGCTCTTCTCGCAACGGCTCGCCCGATTCTGCCGTAGCCAACAATCCCCAAAGTTTTCCCAGTCAGTCCCGAACCGAGCAGCATTTCGAAATCCCAACCGCCAAATTTGCCCGCGCGCAAAAACGCGTCAGCCTCAACGATTCGGCGCGTGACCGCCAGAATCAATGCCCAGGTCAAATCTGCCGTTGCATCGGTCAACACGTCCGGCGTGTTGGTGACGTAAACGCCCCGCTGTTGAGCCGCTGGCACGTCAATGTTGTTGTATCCGACAGCGACGTTGGCAATCACGCGCAGCTTCGTTCCGGCCTCGATAATTTCGCGGTCAATGCGATCCGTCAACAAACAGACCAGCCCATCAGCGTCGCGGACACCAGCAAGCAAGGCTTCTCGCGAAAGCTCGCCAGCCGTTGTGCCAACGCGAACATCGCAAACTTCGGCGAGCCGGTTCATCACTGGCGCGGGAAGCTGACGCGTGACGAAAACTTGTGGGCGCATAATTGAACGTGGGGCGATTTGGCAAATCGCTCCACCCTTTATTGGTCAGGAACCGAAATGTTCAGCCATTTTGCGACGCAAAAACGCCACGGATTCGCGCAATTCTTCCATGCCGTTTTCGCCGTCTTCGATGGAAATCCATCCATTGAAGCCTTCGGCTTTCAGCGTGGAGAAAATCTTGTCGTAATCGTTCAAACCTTTGCCGATGACACCGTGTTTCAGGTTCTTGGCGTATCCCATCGAACCGTCTTGTGATTTCAAATCTTCAATCGTGCCGCTGATCAAATACCGATCTGACGCGTGCATCGTGACGACGCGATGTTTAACGGCGGCCAACACATCCAGCGGATCTTCGCCGCAGATGATCGAATTCGACGGATCGAAGTTCACACCAAACCACGGCGAATCAATCTGGTTGACGACATCTAGGAACACATCCAGATGTTGAGCGAATTCCGGAAATTTCCAGTACCCGTCTTTGTAATGGTTTTCCATGTTCAGAACGATGTTGCGTTCCGCCGCGTAAGGAATCACAGCTTTGATGGATTCGACCGTGTAGCGAATGCCATCTTCGCGCGAAACGTCTTCGCGGCGTTGGCCCGACAGCACGCGGCAAAAACTGCCGCCGAGTTGCGCTGTCAGGTCAATCCAGAACCGCTCTTTTTCCAGTTCCTTTTCGCGTTCCGCGGCATCGTGCTGGGTGAAATCCGGCGAACAGCACATCATCGGAATCTCCAAGCCTTTTGAATCGGCATGCTGTTTGATCTTCGCCACATACTCCGGCTCGAAGCTGGCGAAAAAGCCCGGATACATCTCAATGCCGTCCACGTCCAGCGTTGAGGCCAAATCAATCCAATCGAATAAAGACATTGTGCGCGTCAGGCACAAATCATCCATAAATGCTTTCGGAAAAGCGCTCAGTTTTGCCATATAAGTTCGGGAATTACCTTTCTTGATCATTCAAATTTGCTTTATTACTGCGATAGGGTTGAAAGTCGCGTCCCCAATCCAGGCCAATGACTTCCACATTGATCTTGTCACCATCCACTGTCACCAGCACGTAATGATAAGCGCCCATGCCAGGTTCATAAGCCGGTTTGGCAATGCGGTCGAGCGTGACCTTTTCCGCCGCTCCGGCTTTGATATATTCGCGCGTGTCCGGGTCGCCAGCGTATGCGTAAAGCGGCGCGCCGCCTCCGCCGGTCAAAATGTGATCCAGTCGGTGTTTGCCGCTTGCGTCTTCGTAGCGTTCCACCCAGTGTTCAAACATGTGGTCGTGGCCCACGAAAAGCAACCGGACGTGGTGTTTGCGGAAGAGTGGCATATATCGTTGCCGAAGAATTACCGTTTGCGGTTCCACCCTTGCGCCTCCGTGCGGGCCGGAAGAAAGAATCGGATGATGGAAATAAACGACGACGTGCTGAAAGCGGTTGCGATCCAACCCTTCCAGTTGCGCTTTGACCCATTCGAACTGTTTTTCGTCTCCGGCGATGTTGGAATCCATCGCAATGACGAACATATTGCCGTAGCCGAATGAAAACACAGGGTAATCCGTCAGCCGACGTGGCGAACCGTTCGGCGGAATCAATTCCGCATTGGCCGCGTAAAAGTTCTTCAGGCCAATTTGCCGCTGCGGATCATCCTGCACGGCCGCGCTACTCAGGTCGTGATTGCCCGGAGCCAGAAAATACGGCACACCGCCGTCCTGCGTCAGGCGGTTGATCAAATCCACGTAACTGACATTCCATTGCCGCCCGATGCGGCCATTGGCGACGCCATCGCCGGTTTGCAGCACGAAGCGAACCGGATGCTCGGTCTTTTCCAACTTCTTGATCGTTTGAACCGCCGAATTGACGACCATCGAATGTTCGTACTGCAATTCCAGCCCATCGCGCCGTCCGCGCGTGTCGCCATACACGATGAAGGAAAACTTCGTCACGCCTGCCGAAGCCGCCTCCGCAGGCAACGGATTGCGTGGAGCTTTGATGGGGCGAACCTGCACATCATCGGATAGAGGCGTAGGTGTCGTCTGTGGGGTTTGCGCGCCGGCAAATGACCCAAGAGAAATTAGTGTGATCAGTATTCCTATGTAACAGAGCTTCATTTTCACCGATATAGACCTTTGATATTCAGAATAGAATTAGACAACCCGCCTGGACGTCAACACAAAACTCTTCTATCCGACCAACCTGATTCCTTAAGATCAGTTCGACGTGTTTCGTTGAACAATTGCCGCGCCTAAACCAGATCACTTTTGGCGGCGGCCCAACCAAAAGAGACTGCTGATAGAAATCTGTATCTTTCGAAATAATAACGAAGTTGTGTTGCTTGGCGTATTCCCAGATCAAACGATCATCCGTCTGATCCATCCCCAAATCTTTCACATGCAGTGAGTCGGGGAAAAGACCGGCTAGCGTCTTTACCAGTTTGCGGGACAAGTTTTGATCGAATAGAAGTTTCAAGCAGGAATGCTCATTACCTTACGCCCTTGGTCAGCGGCAAAAGCCAGGCAAGCCAGAATGTCTTCGCGCGTTAGCTCAGGGAAGTCATCAATAACCTCTTCAATTGACATTCCCGAAGCCAGGTAATCAAGCACGTCATAAACCGTGATTCGCATTCCGCGAATACAGGGTTTGCCGCTGCGTTTGCCGGGTTCGATGGTGATAATGTCTTGATAACTCATAAGGAAATCGTAGTTCTCCTCAATCCACTAAAGCAAGGCTTTAACCTTTATAAACTCACGCCTTTGGCTGCAAGACAGCTTTTACATACTTGCCATCGTGCATGCCGTCGAAACAGTCTTTCCAGTCTTCCAAAAACGCGACGCGGCTGATGATCGGTTTCAGATTGATTTGCCCCGAAGCCAGCATCGAAACCACCATCTCCCAGTTTTGAAACGTGTGGCTGAAACTGCCTTGCAAGCGAACGGCTTTCTGCACCAGCGGATCGAGCGAAAAGCCCAGCGGTTGCGGCCCCCAGCCGACTTTGGTGATTTGGCCTGCCGGGCGAACGATATCGAGCGCCGTTTTCAGCGCAGCGGAAGCTCCGGCGGCATCCACGACCAGATGCGCGCCGAGTCCATCGCCCAGGCTCATCACCATCTCTTTCAGATCGGTTTCCTGCAAATTGACGGTATGGGTTGCGCCCAGTTCTTTGGCCGCTTCCAGGCGCGAAGCATCGCTGGCCATCCCGGCGACGATCAGATTTCCTGCTCCGGACAGGCGGGCCATTTCCGCACACAGCAAGCCAATCGGCCCCGGCCCCAACACGACCACCGTGTCGCCGGGTCTGACATTGCTCTTTTCGATGACGCAATTGTATCCAACGCAGCAAGGTTCGGTCAGCGCGGCTTTTTCAAACGACAAGCTGTCCGGGATGTGGTGCAGCGTGCGTTCGGGGACGCGAACAAACCCGGCCATCGCGCCATTGATGCCGTACCCAAAGCCTTTGCGTTGCGGGCAGAGGTTGTAAGCGCCCGTGCGGCACATCATGCATTGGCCGCAAATGTACGAGGCGGTTTCGGAAACCACGCGGTCGCCTTCTTTGATAGTTTTGACACGCTTGCCGACTTTTGCCGCTACGCCGCCAAATTCGTGGCCCAAAATGACCGGAACGTTCACCGGCCAGCTTTGTGAAGCGTGATACTGATGCACATCGCTGCCGCAGACGCTGACCGCGCCAACGGACAACAGCACTTCGTCTTCGCCGATTTCAGGAATCGCGACCTCGCGGACTTCGACCGAACCAGGTTTCAGGTCGTATTGCACGACCGCTGTCATGGAATTTCTCATTGTCTGATTCTCCTTACGATTTCGCTCAAGATGCCTTTTAGGTCGCCGCTGGTGGTGCTGAATGAATGCGCGTCAATCGCCAGCGGAGCGCCAATTACCACGAGCGGCGCGCCGTGTTTCGGCATGCTGATGGCCTGTTCGATGGAAAGTCCGCCGACGGCTTGGACGGGAATGGTGACGGCTTCGACAACGGCTTTCAGGTCATCCAGCGGGCTGAGCATTTTGCCTGTGTCGGCGAAAATGCCGTTGCGTTCGTCAAAACCCGTATGGTGCACGATGTAATCCACGCCCAGATCCTGCATCCATTTCGAGGCGGCGGCTTTGTCGTCGCAAACCATATTGTCGCCCATCACTTTCGCGCCAAAATCGCGTCCGGCTTTGACGACGCATTTGATGGTTTCGGCGTGCGCGCGCGCCATGACAACGACGTGCGTCGCCCCGGCTTTGGCCATCATTTCGGCTTCCAGGTATCCGCCGTCCATTGTTTTCAGGTCGGCAACGATTGGGTGTTTGGGAAATTCTGCGCGTAGTGCACGAACGCCATGCAGCCCTTCTGCCAGAATTAGCGGCGTTCCAGCTTCCAGCCAGTCCACACCAGCTTCAACAGCGATGCGTGCGGTTTCAATTGCTTCTTTGATATCGGTCAGATCGAGAGAAATTTGTACGATTGGTTGCATTGGTGGTGGTTATAAATTGCCTTTCTTGAGTTCTTCGGTGATGTAATCGCAAGCGCGGACGGTGAGTGCCATCATTGTCAACGTAGGGTTTTGACAGCCCATCGAAACAAAAGCCGAGCCGTCAGTAACAAATAAATTCTTGACGTCCCAGCTTTGATTGAATTTGTTCAGCACGGACGTTTTCGGATCGTTGCCCATTCGGGCGGTGCCGACTTCGTGTATGCACAGCCCCGGCGCAGCCGGATACGGATTCGCCCATTGAACGTCCCAACCGGCGGTGGTCGCCATTTCGCGCAGAGTTTCAATCTGGTCTTTGACCATTTCGCGTTCATTGTCGCTGTGCGTGCATTCAATGTGCGCGACAGGAATTCCCCAGGCGTCTTTGACAGCCTTGTTGATCGTCACGCGGTTTTCCTTGCGCGGCAGCATTTCCCCAAATGCGCCCATCCAGAAATTCGGTGCGTCCGGAGTTGAACGAATTTGCTGTTTCATTTGCTGGCCGAAGCCGGGCAAGCTCCTTAAGTGCGTTGGAAACATGCCTTTTTGCGCCGCAGCCTGAACTCCATAACCGCGAATGAATTTTGGATGTTTATCGAAAACGTTACGAAACTTTGGGATGTACACGCCATTGTTGCGCCCGTCGTCGTAGGCATATGGATATTTCGCCACCTTCGTCACAACGCCGCCGACACTCACGCCATAAGTGTGATCCATCAGATATCGCCCCAGCGCATCCGACGAATTGCCCAATCCGTTTGGATGTTGGCGCGTTGCGGAATTGAGCAGCAGCCGCGCCGATTCAATGGTCGAAGCGCAAACAATGACCACCTTGGCAAACACTTCCTGCGCTTGTTTGGTCAAACGATCCACAAAGGCGACGCCTTTTGCTTTGCCGGTTTTCGGATCAACGATGATGTTGCTGGCAACGGCGTCCGGTCGCAAAGTCAGCTTGCCGGTCTTCATCGCCGCTGGAAGCGTCGAACCCGGCGTGCTGAAATACGAATGCGTGTCGCATCCTCGTTCGCAATGTCCGCAATAATGGCAAGTAGGTCGTCCATTGTGAGCCTGCGTCAGCATTGCCACGCGGCCAATGATGACTTTACGTTCCTTCCAACGAGCTTCAACTGCTTTTTTGAGCAACCGTTCGCCGCAGGTCAGCGCCATCGGCGGCAGAAACACGGAATCGGGAAGCTGTGGCAAGCCTTCTTTCGATCCACTGATACCAACAAACCGTTCGACGCGTTCGTAATACGGCGCCAATTCATCGTGGCTGATCGGCCAATCGTCGCCGTACCCGTCGCGGCTGGCGGCTTTGAATTCGTAATCGCTGAGCCGGTAAGACTGGCGTCCCCACATCAAAGTGCGTCCCCCGACCTGACGTCCGCGAATCCAGTCGAATGGTTTGCCCTCAGCCGTGGTGTACGGATTTTCTTTGTCATCTACAAAAAAATGATGGCCATATTCATCGCAGGCGTAACATTTCGATTGGGTTGGCTGGCGCTCTTTGAAAAGCTCGGTTTGCGGAATCAGGTTGCGGTGTTTCAGGTCGTAGGGCCAGGCCAACATCTTGTAATCTTTCGCGGGATCGAGCTTGCGTCCGGCTTCGAGCATGATCACGCGCATCCCTTTTTCGGTCAGTTCTTTTGCCGCCCAGCCGCCGGTCGCGCCTGAGCCAACCACGATTGCATCGTAGACAGGTTGTTGAGCCATGGATTTTTCCCAGCAAAGAAAAGCACGGAGTTCAGGCTTGAGCCTGCCGGTAATACCCTTCCGCCAATTGGCAGCAACCGGCAGCCTGAAGGCTGAACTCCATGCAATTTTGTAGATCGTTTAACTCGTTGCTTCGCGCCGACGGCGAAGCAGATTGTTGAACAGGTAAATCACAATGATTGCAGCGGCAATGCCTAATCCGATTTTGGGATAATGATGTTTGAAGATGTCTGTGGCCTGTTCGCCATATTTCACGGCCAGCCAGCCTTCCAGCAAAAAGCGGAATCCACGACCGGCGACCAACGCGGCGACAAAGCGCCAAAGTTGCATTTTGAAAGCGCCCGCGCTCAACACAAATAGTTTGAAAGGAAACGGCGGCGGCAAAACCGAAGCCAAGAGCATGGCCAGAATGTCGTACCGATCCAGCAAATCTTCAACGCGCGCGCGTTTTTCGGGACTGAATTTTCTCAGCACCGCCTGGCCGCCTTTGAGCGCGGCAAAGTAAAGAACCAAAGAACCTGCGGTCGAACCAAGCACCGCCGCAATGACGTACACCGGCATCATCGTGTGGTTGGCGTGCGAAAGCGCCATCACGACAACATCCGGCCCGCCGGGCAATGGAATGGATGCCGCGTCAATAAAGCCTATCGCCAAAATCCCCAACGCTCCCAAACCAAACAAGGTCGCCTGCAGCGATTTCAACGCGCTGCCGATACTAAAAAGAAAAGTTTTCATTGATGAGTCCACTCAGTTCCGTCTGTCAATTTTCGGCTTGCCCCTTCTGCCACGAAGAAGAAACCGAAAACTGGCACAAGAAATTCAAAATTAGTCCGAATAAGAAGCCTGCGTTTCAGGCGACTGGCTTTGTTGTTTTGCAAACAGCAGGCGGAAAAACACAACCAACGCCATGAGTCCGGCCATTACTCCAAGGGTAGTGAAAAAATGATGTTCCAACCAACCGAGCATTCTCTTCACCTCTTCGCGGTAAAAGTACGCCAGAATTCCCCAAAAGTAATATCGCATCGTGCGCGCGATCATAATTGCCAATGCAAACCGCATTGGCGGATAGTTCAACGCTCCCGCCGCAACCACAAAAATCTTGAACGGTATCGGCGGAGGCAATAGCGCCGGAATGACCAGCGCAAACAATCCCCATTTGCGATACAACGCTTGGACGCGATCCAGATGTTTGGGATGGAACCGTTTGGAGATGAACTGCTCTCCGCTTCTGGCTATGCGATACAGCAACAAACAGCCAATCACTGAGCCAATCGCCGGAAAGAGTGGGAAATAATAAACTTCACTCGGATTGTGTGCAATGCGTGTGACCGTGATGTAATCATTAACTTCGGGCAGTGACAACAAGGACGAATCCAGCGCTCCGACCAGTATCATTAAAGGTGCGGCAAGGTATGTCGAAGCGAGTACGACTTGGCGGGAAATTTCCAGTAGCCATGATTTCAGCCAATCCACAACAGTTACATCCTCTTGATAAAACTTTTGCCCGGAAGCTGCCTGATTCTATCTTTCATCTCCAAACCGAGCAAAGCGCTCATCAGTTCGGACGAATCCATTTCACTGGAAAGTAACAACTGGTCAATGTGGGCGGGAACGTCGGCAGAAAGAATCTCCAAAGTTTTTCGCTCAGCGTCGGTCAGATCAACCGCTTCGAAAATCGGCTGGACATTCGATTTGGCGTCCGCCACCGCCGGACGTTCAATGCCGAAGAGCTTCTCCTTGGCTTCGCGCGGCAATTCATCCACCACATCGCGCCAAATTTGCACCAGCTTTGCGCCGTCTTTGATCAGAAAGTTCGGCCCAAACGAAGTTTGCGACGTGATGTTGCCAGGCACGGCGAACACTTCGCGGCCCTGTTCGTATGCCAGGCGGGCAGTAATTAACGAGCCGCTATGTTCTGACGCTTCAACAATCAACACGCCAAAACACAATCCACTGAGAATCCGATTTCGATAAGGGAAATTCTGTGGCAGCGGCGGGGTTCCCAACGGAAATTCCGAAACGACTGCGCCGTTGGCGATAATTTGCTCTTCCAGCTTTTTGTGCTCTTTCGGGTAGGTCGTTTCCAGTCCCGTGCCAACTACGGCGATGGTTTGCCCGATAGCTTCGAGCGCTCCACGATGCGAAGCAGCGTCAATCCCCCGCGCCAAGCCCGAAACAATCGTCAACCCGTGCGAAGCCAGATCGCGCGACAAACTTTCCGCCACATTGACGCCGTAGGTCGAACAACGTCGCGAACCGACCACAGCCAAGGCTGGGCGTTCCAGCGCTTTTTGCAAATCACCGCGCACGTACAAGGCAATCGGCGGATCATGAATTTCGCGCAGTAAATCCGGATACTCGTCATCTTCCAGCGTGATGACCTGGGCATTCAGCCTTTCCAGCCGCTCAATTTCGGCACTGGCCTTTTCCAGAATGGAGGAATCCTGCAGCTCCTGAATTGTGTCCGGCTTCAACCCTTCTTTTTGAAGCGCAAGCCGCGAGGCGGCAAACACTCCGGCAGGCGATCCAAACCGGCTGAGCAATTGATTGGCCGTTCGCGGGCCAATCCCGCGAACCATGTTAAGCGCGATCCAGTCCGCCAGATCAGCTCGCATAAATGTTTCCCTCCGTCAGGCTGAATTTGAATTTGGGGTGGCGAGCGGGATTATACGAATCCTGACGACGATCACGAAATAGAGTAATTTGATTATTTGCCGGTTTTCCGGGCCGGAGTTGTCACCAGATACGGTTTGATGGCGGTCGCAATTTCATCGGCGGCGGCGGAAACCTGTTCGACGTTCAGTTTGAATTCTTCCGCATCGGTGACGCGCAAACTCATATCAATCCGGACAAATAGATTTCCGTTATCTTTGATCCCGATTTTCAGCCGGTCATAATCGTTGTTCAGTCGCAACAGTTTGCTCATCAGCTCTGGCGTTGCTCGAAACTCTTTTTTCTCGGCCACGACCACACTCAAAACCAACAATCCTTCGCGGCTGACGATGGTGGTGACGGCAATGTCATCCAGCGTATTGCCGCGAAACCTGACCGACCAGG
It includes:
- a CDS encoding VTT domain-containing protein; this translates as MDWLKSWLLEISRQVVLASTYLAAPLMILVGALDSSLLSLPEVNDYITVTRIAHNPSEVYYFPLFPAIGSVIGCLLLYRIARSGEQFISKRFHPKHLDRVQALYRKWGLFALVIPALLPPPIPFKIFVVAAGALNYPPMRFALAIMIARTMRYYFWGILAYFYREEVKRMLGWLEHHFFTTLGVMAGLMALVVFFRLLFAKQQSQSPETQASYSD
- the dprA gene encoding DNA-protecting protein DprA, which translates into the protein MRADLADWIALNMVRGIGPRTANQLLSRFGSPAGVFAASRLALQKEGLKPDTIQELQDSSILEKASAEIERLERLNAQVITLEDDEYPDLLREIHDPPIALYVRGDLQKALERPALAVVGSRRCSTYGVNVAESLSRDLASHGLTIVSGLARGIDAASHRGALEAIGQTIAVVGTGLETTYPKEHKKLEEQIIANGAVVSEFPLGTPPLPQNFPYRNRILSGLCFGVLIVEASEHSGSLITARLAYEQGREVFAVPGNITSQTSFGPNFLIKDGAKLVQIWRDVVDELPREAKEKLFGIERPAVADAKSNVQPIFEAVDLTDAERKTLEILSADVPAHIDQLLLSSEMDSSELMSALLGLEMKDRIRQLPGKSFIKRM
- a CDS encoding VTT domain-containing protein, encoding MKTFLFSIGSALKSLQATLFGLGALGILAIGFIDAASIPLPGGPDVVVMALSHANHTMMPVYVIAAVLGSTAGSLVLYFAALKGGQAVLRKFSPEKRARVEDLLDRYDILAMLLASVLPPPFPFKLFVLSAGAFKMQLWRFVAALVAGRGFRFLLEGWLAVKYGEQATDIFKHHYPKIGLGIAAAIIVIYLFNNLLRRRREATS